Proteins encoded together in one Entelurus aequoreus isolate RoL-2023_Sb linkage group LG20, RoL_Eaeq_v1.1, whole genome shotgun sequence window:
- the LOC133635977 gene encoding catenin beta-1-like produces the protein MATQSDLMELDMAMGDSKTAVSQWQQQSYLDSGIQSGVTTTAPSLSGKGNPDVEEDDPSLYDWEFSQPFTPETADVEGYAMTRAQRVRAAMFPETLEEGIQISPTQLDAAHPTAVQRLAEPSQMLKHAVVNLINYQDDAELATRAIPELTKLLNDEDQVVVNKAAVMVHQLSKKEASRHALMRSPQMVSAVVRAMQNTGDVETARCSAGTLHNLSHHREGLLAIFKSGGIPALVKMLGSPVDSVLFYAITTLHNLLLHQEGAKMAVRLAGGLQKMVALLANTNVKFLAITTDCLQILAYGNQESKLIILASGGPQALVNIMRTFTYEKLLWTTSRVLKVLSVCSSNKPAIVEAGGMQALGLHLTDPSQRLVQNCLWTLRNLSDAATKQEGMEGLLGTLVQLLGSDDINVVTCAAGILSNLTCNNYSNKLMVCQVGGIEALVRTVLRAGDREDITEPAVCALRHLTSRHQDAEMAQNAVRLHYGLPVVVKLLHPPSHWPLIKATVGLIRNLALCPANHSALREQGAIPRLVQLLVRAHQDTQRRTSMGGNQQQFVEGVRMEEIVEGCTGALHILARDVHNRIVIRGLNTIPLFVQLLYSPVENIQRVAAGVLCELAQDKEAAEAIEAEGATAPLTELLHSRNEGVATYAAAVLFRMSEDKPQDYKKRLSVELTSSLFRTEPLAWNETGDLGLDMGAGGDPLAYRQDDGAYRTYPGGYGQDTLLDPMMEAADYHGDPLPDLGHHTDPLPDLGHSQDLMDSNQLAWFDTDL, from the exons CTGATTTGATGGAGTTGGACATGGCGATGGGAGACAGCAAGACTGCAGTGAGCCAGTGGCAGCAGCAGTCCTACCTGGATTCAGGCATTCAGTCTGGAGTCACCACCACGGCGCCATCTTTGAGTGGCAAGGGAAACCCTGATGTTGAGGAGGATGATCCATCTTTGTACGACTGGGAGTTCAGCCAGCCATTTACACCTGAGACTGCAG ACGTTGAAGGCTACGCCATGACTCGCGCCCAGCGGGTGCGTGCGGCCATGTTCCCTGAAACCTTGGAGGAAGGCATCCAGATTTCTCCGACCCAGCTTGACGCAGCGCACCCCACGGCGGTGCAGCGGCTGGCAGAACCTTCTCAGATGCTAAAGCATGCCGTGGTCAATCTCATCAACTACCAGGATGATGCTGAGCTGGCCACCCGTGCCATCCCTGAGCTTACAAAACTGCTCAACGACGAGGACCAG GTGGTGGTGAACAAGGCAGCTGTCATGGTGCACCAGTTGTCAAAGAAGGAGGCCTCTCGGCACGCGCTGATGCGCTCGCCTCAGATGGTTTCAGCAGTTGTCCGCGCCATGCAAAACACTGGTGACGTGGAAACCGCTCGCTGCTCTGCTGGAACCTTGCACAACCTTTCCCACCACCGGGAGGGGCTCCTTGCCATCTTTAAGTCTGGAGGGATCCCTGCCTTGGTCAAGATGCTTGG CTCACCAGTGGACAGTGTGTTGTTCTACGCCATCACCACACTCCACAACCTGCTGTTGCACCAGGAAGGAGCCAAGATGGCAGTTCGCCTGGCTGGAGGACTGCAGAAGATGGTGGCTCTGTTGGCAAACACCAACGTCAAGTTCCTCGCTATCACTACTGACTGCCTGCAGATTCTTGCTTATGGCAACCAGGAAAGCAAG TTGATTATTTTAGCCAGTGGTGGTCCCCAAGCTCTGGTCAACATCATGAGGACCTTCACTTATGAGAAACTGTTATGGACCACAAGCAGAGTGCTCAAGGTCCTGTCTGTTTGCTCCAGCAACAAACCGGCAATAGTCGAAGCTG GAGGCATGCAGGCCCTGGGACTCCATCTGACTGACCCCAGCCAGCGTCTGGTCCAGAACTGTCTCTGGACACTGAGGAACCTTTCAGATGCTGCCACTAAGCAG GAGGGAATGGAGGGTCTGTTGGGGACCCTTGTCCAACTGCTGGGAAGTGATGACATCAATGTAGTGACCTGTGCTGCTGGGATCCTCTCAAATCTGACCTGCAACAACTACAGTAACAAACTCATGGTCTGCCAG GTGGGAGGCATTGAGGCCCTTGTGAGAACAGTACTTAGGGCGGGTGACCGAGAGGACATCACAGAGCCAGCCGTCTGTGCCCTGCGCCACCTTACCTCCCGCCaccaggatgcagagatggcCCAGAatgctgtgcgccttcactatGGCCTGCCTGTGGTGGTCAAACTCCTACACCCGCCATCTCACTGGCCACTCATCAAG GCTACTGTTGGTCTGATTCGAAACCTGGCCCTTTGCCCAGCCAATCACAGCGCTCTTCGGGAGCAGGGAGCCATCCCCCGACTGGTCCAGCTGCTTGTCAGGGCGCACCAGGACACTCAAAGGCGCACCAGCATGGGTGGCAACCAGCAGCAGTTTGTG GAAGGTGTGCGTATGGAAGAGATAGTTGAAGGCTGCACAGGAGCGCTGCACATCCTGGCACGGGATGTCCATAACAGAATTGTCATCAGAGGACTTAACACCATTCCACTCTTTGTCCAG TTGCTGTACTCCCCAGTGGAGAACATCCAGCGTGTGGCGGCTGGTGTGCTGTGTGAGTTGGCTCAGGACAAAGAGGCCGCAGAGGCCATCGAAGCCGAGGGAGCCACCGCACCGCTCACGGAGCTGCTTCACTCTCGCAACGAGGGTGTCG CCACCTACGCCGCAGCGGTATTGTTCCGCATGTCTGAAGACAAGCCCCAGGACTACAAGAAGCGTCTGTCTGTGGAGCTCACCAGCTCTCTATTCAGAACTGAGCCGCTAGCCTGGAATGAG ACTGGAGATCTTGGACTGGATATGGGGGCTGGGGGAGACCCTCTGGCTTACAGGCAGGATG ACGGAGCCTACCGCACCTACCCAGGAGGCTACGGCCAAGACACCCTGCTGGACCCCATGATGGAGGCTGCAGACTACCACGGAGACCCCCTGCCCGACCTGGGCCACCACACCGATCCTCTGCCAGACCTCGGTCACAGCCAGGACCTGATGGACAGCAACCAGCTGGCCTGGTTTGACACCGACCTGTAG